One Deltaproteobacteria bacterium GWC2_65_14 genomic window, CATCTTCCGGCCGCTGGTGCATGTCGTCGCCCTGCCGGAAGGGGCGGACTGCCGGGAGGCCGCCGCGCTCGCCGCGCGGAAGGGGCATTCCCGCTACCCCGTCTACCGGGACCGGATCGACCACGTGGTGGGCTACCTGCACGTCATCGACATCGTCGGGCGCCCGCCCGGGGAGCCGATCCTTCCCCTGATGCGGAAGGCGCTCTACGTGCCCGAGCTGATGCCGATCGACGAACTGCTGCGCAGGTTCCAGGAGGCGGGAGTCTCCTTCGCCATCGTGGTGGACGAATACGGCGGGGTGACCGGGATCGTATCGGCGGAGGATGTCGTGGAGGAGGTCGTCGGGGAGATCCAGGATGAATACGAGCCGGCGATCGAATACTATAGGAAGGTCGCGCCCGGGGAGTTTCTCGTGCTCGGGAGGATGGAGGTCGACCGGTTCGGGGAGGAGATCGGGGTCCGTCTCCCGGAGGGGGAATACTCCACGGTGGGGGGGATGCTGATCTCGCTGGCCGAAGGGATCCCCCGGGCGGGGGAGTCGTTTTCCGTTCGGGGCGCCGTCTTCACCGTGGAGAAGGCGACGGAGAGGGCGGTCAAGGAGATCCGGGTGCGAGTTGCAGGGGCGGAAGGAAAGGTGGATTCCTCCGAGGAGGAGGACGAGGGGCCCGGCGAGGAGATGTGGGAGGGGACGGATTGACGGCGGAACGGTTGAGAAGGCTGCTGCGGGAGGTCGCCGATGGGAAATCCTCCGTGGAGGGGGCATTCCGCAGGATCCGCTCCCTGCCGTTCGAGAGTCTGGGGATGGCCAGCGTGGACCATCACCGGACGATCCGGCAGGGGGTGCCCGAGGTGATCCTGGGCGAGGGGAAGACCGCCGCACAGGTCGTCGCGATCGCGAAGGCGATGCGCAAGGGGGGCTCCGACGTCCTCATCACCCGGATCGACGGGGCGAAGGCGAAGGCGGTCCGCCGCGTTTTCCGCAGGGCGGAGCACTTCCAGGAGGCGCGCTGCCTGGTGATCCGGTCGAAGAAGCCCGCGGATACCGGGAAGGGGAAGATCCTGGTGGTGACCGCAGGCACCTCCGACATCCCCGTCGCGGAGGAGGCCGCGGTCACCGCGGAGTTCCTGGGGAACCGGGTGGAGCGGCTCTTCGACGTGGGAGTGGCGGGGATCCACCGGCTGCT contains:
- a CDS encoding 1-(5-phosphoribosyl)-5-amino-4-imidazole-carboxylate carboxylase — translated: MTAERLRRLLREVADGKSSVEGAFRRIRSLPFESLGMASVDHHRTIRQGVPEVILGEGKTAAQVVAIAKAMRKGGSDVLITRIDGAKAKAVRRVFRRAEHFQEARCLVIRSKKPADTGKGKILVVTAGTSDIPVAEEAAVTAEFLGNRVERLFDVGVAGIHRLLMQKKALLEARVIVVAAGMEGALASVVGGLTDKPVIAVPTSVGYGASFGGVAALLGMLNSCAPTVAVVNIDNGFGAGVISSVINRL